The nucleotide sequence TTATCATATATTTCATTTCGTCAATATTAGTGAAGCATTTAACTAAACTACAAAATGTAATGGTTGAAGTATCAAAAGGAAACTTAGATATACAGCTTACGTCCAACCGAAAAGATGAAATCGGTCATTTGATTCAGTCGTTTAACCAAATGACAACTGGGTTAAAAACAATCATTGACGGTGTAAATTATGCTTCTCATGAAATTAAAAATTCAGCAGAAAACCTTTCAATCCATTCCAATAAAGCGGCATCAGACATGCATACGATAGCTGAGAATATTGATAAGATGGTCGCGGATACAAATGAACAGAAAAATCATATCCTTCATACAAACGATACGATTGTCCAAATGAGAACCGCTCTACAATTGATTGCTTCATCTTTAGATAACACGGTCGATGCAACTCAACATATTCGTAATCTTTCAACAAAGGGTCGTGAAAGAATGAGTGAGGCGACCGTCCAAATGAATAAAATCAACGAAAAGCAAACGCATTCTCTCCAATTAATTCAAGAACTCGGCACAACATCGAAAGAGATTCATAAAGTTGTTACATTTATTTCGGAAATATCTGAACAAACAAATTTGCTAGCGCTAAATGCTGCCATTGAAGCGGCAAGAGCTGGAGAAAAAGGAAAAGGATTTGCCGTTGTTTCTCAGGAAGTTAGAAATCTAGCAGTTCAAGCACGTCAGTCTGCTAAAAATATTGAAGAGCTCATTAAAACAATTTTTGAAAAAATGGACCTTGTCATGAAAGCGATGAATGATAGCACAAATGAAGTCGTTTATGGTAAAAGCATTTTAGCAAAGACAGGAGATTCCTTTTACGAAATTATTGAAGAGATCACAAATATTTCGGGTCGAGTTGAATCGATTTCGGCTTCTACGGAGGAATTATCCTCAAGTAGTGATGAGGTCGTTCATTCAGTGGATGAAGTTCATCAAATCTCAGAGCGGAATTTTCAAAAAATCACACATTTATCAAACTTTATACAACAACAGTCAGATTCTGCGAATAAATTAAATGACTCAACGTATAGGCTATTTACTCTTTCTGAAAAAATGGATGAACTCATTTCCCAAATTTTCCACAAAAATTGATTTTCAATATGGAAAGTTAAGAAAAGCGCAAAGCTCAAGTTCTTAGGCGAAGGGCGCTTTAGGACCTGCGAGGAGGCTTCCGTCGCCACAGCAGGGCCGAAGCGACCCGAGCTGATGGCGCATGAGCTAGACACCAAAAAAACGGTAAAGGGAATACTTTAACACTTTATTGAACTTAAACTTTCTGTAACAAAAATAAAAGCTAAAAATCCAAAAGCATATTGGCTTTTGGATTTTTACTTAACGAAAGAAACGAATATAATGTTTTAATAGTTTCGGGAGCACGCCATCGAACAGCTTCTTGCGCCAATAAGCATCGGTTGTTCGTTGGACAGCAGCTGCGTGGTTCGGATACGGGTAAATCATTCGAGATAAGTCGCCGATTTTTTTTCCTTTTTGCTTCGCGTAAACGACGATTTGCATCCAATCCCCCGCTCCTTTTCCTACAGCATGAGCACCGACAATCTTCCCCTTCCGGTCCGTAAT is from Bacillus kexueae and encodes:
- a CDS encoding methyl-accepting chemotaxis protein; translation: MVADTNEQKNHILHTNDTIVQMRTALQLIASSLDNTVDATQHIRNLSTKGRERMSEATVQMNKINEKQTHSLQLIQELGTTSKEIHKVVTFISEISEQTNLLALNAAIEAARAGEKGKGFAVVSQEVRNLAVQARQSAKNIEELIKTIFEKMDLVMKAMNDSTNEVVYGKSILAKTGDSFYEIIEEITNISGRVESISASTEELSSSSDEVVHSVDEVHQISERNFQKITHLSNFIQQQSDSANKLNDSTYRLFTLSEKMDELISQIFHKN